In Pedobacter sp. WC2423, the following are encoded in one genomic region:
- a CDS encoding aconitate hydratase, producing the protein MAFDIEMIKKVYANFGPRVEAARKLVGRPLTLSEKILYTHLWDEKTNTSYVRGTDYVDFAPDRVAMQDATAQMALLQFMQAGRPKVAVPSTVHCDHLITAKLGAEQDLPAANTESKEVFDFLASVSNKYGIGFWKPGAGIIHQVVLENYAFPGGMMIGTDSHTVNAGGLGMVAIGVGGADACDVMAGLPWELKFPKLIGVKLTGKLSGWSSPKDVILKVAGILTVKGGTGAIVEYFGEGATNMSCTGKGTICNMGAEIGATTSTFGYDESMERYLRATNRADVADAANAVKEHLTGDAEVYADPAKYFDQVIEIDLSTLEPYLNGPFTPDLATPISKMKEVALANGWPMKIDVGLIGSCTNSSYEDISRAVSVAKQVAEKGLTAKSEYCINPGSEQIRFTIQRDGFMDVFKQIGAKVFTNACGPCIGMWDRVGSEKQEKNTIVHSFNRNFAKRADGNPNTFAFVGSPELVTALAIAGDLSFNPLTDTLTNANGEQVKLDEPTGFELPPRGFAVDDAGYQEPAADGSGVQILVSPSSHRLQLLDPFTPWEGTDLTGLRLLIKAKGKCTTDHISMAGPWLKFRGHLDNISNNMLIGAVNYFNDKTDTVKNLLTGEYGPVPATQRAYKADHIGTIVVGDENYGEGSSREHAAMEPRHLGVRAVLVKSFARIHETNLKKQGMLGLTFANKEDYDKIREDDVIDITGLTTFTPDVPLTLVLNHADGTKEEFKVNHSYNAQQIDWFKAGGALNIIRKQVAQ; encoded by the coding sequence ATGGCTTTTGATATAGAAATGATCAAAAAGGTGTATGCAAACTTTGGTCCCCGAGTTGAGGCGGCCCGTAAATTAGTAGGCAGACCTTTAACACTCTCAGAAAAAATCTTATATACTCACCTTTGGGATGAAAAAACAAATACTTCTTATGTAAGGGGTACTGATTATGTAGATTTTGCTCCTGACCGTGTAGCTATGCAGGATGCAACTGCCCAAATGGCATTATTGCAATTTATGCAGGCTGGCAGACCGAAAGTTGCTGTGCCTTCAACGGTACATTGTGATCACCTGATCACTGCAAAATTAGGTGCAGAACAGGATCTTCCTGCGGCGAATACAGAAAGTAAAGAAGTTTTTGATTTCCTTGCTTCAGTATCCAATAAATACGGTATTGGTTTCTGGAAACCAGGTGCAGGTATTATTCACCAGGTTGTATTGGAAAACTATGCATTTCCAGGTGGAATGATGATCGGAACAGATTCTCACACGGTGAATGCCGGTGGTTTGGGTATGGTTGCGATTGGTGTTGGTGGTGCTGATGCTTGTGATGTAATGGCAGGTTTGCCATGGGAGCTTAAATTCCCTAAATTAATTGGTGTAAAATTAACGGGTAAATTAAGCGGCTGGTCTTCACCTAAAGACGTAATCTTAAAAGTGGCTGGTATTCTGACTGTAAAAGGTGGTACTGGTGCTATTGTTGAATATTTTGGTGAAGGTGCAACGAATATGAGCTGTACTGGTAAAGGTACCATTTGTAATATGGGTGCTGAAATCGGTGCAACAACTTCAACTTTTGGTTATGATGAGAGCATGGAACGTTATTTACGTGCTACAAACAGAGCTGATGTTGCTGATGCTGCCAACGCTGTTAAAGAACATTTAACTGGTGATGCTGAAGTTTATGCAGACCCTGCTAAATATTTTGATCAGGTTATTGAAATTGACTTATCTACACTTGAGCCTTATCTGAACGGTCCGTTTACTCCGGATTTAGCGACTCCTATTTCAAAAATGAAAGAAGTTGCTTTGGCTAACGGATGGCCGATGAAAATCGATGTAGGTCTGATCGGATCTTGTACAAACTCTTCATACGAAGATATTTCAAGAGCAGTAAGTGTAGCGAAACAAGTTGCAGAAAAAGGCTTGACAGCTAAATCTGAATATTGTATCAATCCTGGATCTGAGCAAATCCGTTTCACCATACAACGTGATGGATTTATGGATGTATTCAAACAAATAGGTGCTAAAGTATTTACAAATGCCTGCGGACCTTGTATTGGAATGTGGGACAGGGTAGGTTCGGAGAAACAAGAGAAAAACACAATCGTTCACTCTTTCAACCGTAACTTCGCTAAACGTGCTGATGGTAACCCGAATACTTTTGCTTTTGTTGGTTCTCCGGAACTGGTTACTGCTTTAGCTATCGCTGGTGACTTAAGCTTCAATCCATTGACTGATACTTTAACCAATGCAAATGGTGAGCAGGTAAAATTGGATGAGCCTACAGGATTTGAATTGCCTCCAAGAGGTTTTGCTGTTGATGACGCAGGTTATCAGGAACCAGCAGCTGATGGAAGTGGTGTTCAGATCTTAGTTTCTCCAAGTTCTCACAGGTTGCAATTGCTTGATCCTTTTACTCCATGGGAAGGTACAGACCTTACTGGTTTAAGATTACTGATCAAAGCAAAAGGAAAATGTACAACTGACCATATTTCTATGGCTGGCCCATGGTTAAAATTCCGTGGTCACCTGGACAATATCTCTAATAACATGCTGATCGGTGCAGTGAATTACTTCAACGATAAAACTGATACCGTTAAAAATTTATTAACGGGCGAATATGGTCCTGTCCCGGCAACACAACGTGCTTATAAAGCAGATCATATCGGAACTATCGTGGTTGGTGATGAAAACTACGGTGAAGGTTCTTCACGTGAGCATGCGGCAATGGAGCCCCGTCACCTTGGTGTTCGTGCTGTATTGGTTAAATCTTTTGCACGTATTCATGAAACTAACTTGAAAAAACAGGGAATGTTAGGTTTAACATTTGCAAACAAGGAAGATTATGATAAAATCCGTGAGGATGATGTAATTGACATCACAGGCTTAACAACTTTCACTCCTGATGTACCTTTAACCCTGGTGTTAAACCATGCAGATGGCACAAAAGAAGAATTCAAAGTTAATCATAGTTATAATGCACAGCAGATCGACTGGTTCAAAGCCGGTGGTGCATTAAATATTATTCGTAAGCAAGTAGCTCAATAA
- a CDS encoding polysaccharide deacetylase family protein codes for MYLVKSPLLLKWYYPSLVWNKSRADKVVYLTFDDGPVPVVTDFVLNTLKSFNCKATFFCIGDNINKHAEIFERVKNEGHAIGNHTFNHLKGWKTEDSIYIQNFKSCQQLTNTHLFRPPYGRIKKSQIKALRKINPQLNIMMWDVLSGDFDVNLSPENCYENVIKNTRNGSIIVFHDSLKAFDRLQFALPATLKFLTARGYEFHTL; via the coding sequence ATGTATCTGGTTAAATCACCCCTTTTATTAAAATGGTATTATCCATCCTTGGTCTGGAACAAAAGCCGGGCTGACAAAGTCGTCTATTTAACCTTTGACGACGGACCTGTACCTGTTGTTACAGACTTTGTTTTAAATACTTTAAAAAGTTTCAATTGCAAGGCGACTTTCTTCTGTATTGGTGACAATATAAACAAACATGCTGAAATTTTCGAACGCGTTAAAAATGAAGGCCATGCAATAGGAAACCATACCTTTAACCACTTAAAGGGCTGGAAAACTGAGGATAGCATTTATATTCAAAATTTCAAATCTTGTCAGCAGCTCACAAATACGCACCTGTTTCGTCCGCCTTACGGGAGAATAAAAAAATCTCAGATCAAAGCATTGCGCAAAATTAACCCACAGCTTAATATTATGATGTGGGATGTGCTGAGCGGAGACTTTGATGTGAACCTCTCTCCCGAAAACTGTTATGAGAACGTAATTAAAAACACCAGAAACGGGTCTATAATTGTATTCCATGACAGTCTTAAAGCTTTTGACAGGTTACAATTCGCTTTACCGGCCACCTTAAAATTTTTAACCGCCCGGGGTTATGAGTTCCATACGCTTTAA
- a CDS encoding TolC family protein, whose amino-acid sequence MKMFITNTLSKLTFAVTFSLVTIGMSANLHAQETLTIQDAIDRMLENNLNIKQSSLNVSTAAVNLEQSKAALYPSLNGTINNTLNYGRSLNPATNQLITQNFYSGDGSLSAQVDVFAGFSKVNQIRQNKILLEAGNSNLDKIKNDLVLQVVTSYFQVVFNTDLLKASQEQLLVAQETQRREQSLLEAGNKTLADISQAKAQAATAELNVTNAQNQLTISYLTLSQLMEMRPDAQNYTVVKPTIKDIAEAQKIYDVNDVYNTSLSFFPDIKLAELNRKAAEKAVDVAKGSYYPKLAVGAGLGSRYSYTLGTRTVGFPADPHLNDQISNNFYQNVGFSLSIPIFNGYTVRSNVKRAKISYETSKISEQLAKNNLNKVIAQAVADLRAADSRYKSNENTFNAQKDAFNVIEQRYAVGLVNSLDYNTSRTNRNKAEVDFIQSKYDLLFKSKVIDYYLGKQITF is encoded by the coding sequence ATGAAAATGTTTATTACTAATACGCTCTCAAAATTAACCTTCGCTGTTACTTTTAGTTTGGTCACGATAGGTATGTCTGCTAACTTGCATGCGCAGGAGACGCTGACCATTCAGGATGCGATTGATCGTATGCTGGAAAATAACCTGAATATTAAGCAGTCGTCATTAAATGTGTCTACGGCAGCAGTAAATCTGGAACAATCAAAAGCTGCGCTTTACCCCAGCTTAAACGGAACTATAAACAATACATTGAATTACGGTCGTAGTTTGAATCCTGCAACGAATCAGTTAATCACTCAGAATTTTTATTCCGGAGACGGAAGCCTGAGCGCACAGGTAGATGTGTTTGCCGGGTTCAGTAAAGTAAATCAGATCCGTCAGAATAAAATTTTACTGGAAGCTGGTAACAGTAACCTGGATAAAATTAAGAATGACCTTGTTTTACAGGTAGTCACTTCTTATTTTCAGGTTGTATTTAATACCGACTTATTAAAAGCTTCTCAGGAACAACTATTAGTTGCACAGGAAACACAAAGACGTGAACAATCTTTACTGGAAGCCGGAAATAAAACGCTTGCAGATATTTCGCAGGCAAAAGCGCAGGCTGCTACAGCCGAACTGAATGTAACCAATGCACAAAACCAGCTGACGATTTCGTATCTGACACTTTCTCAATTGATGGAAATGCGTCCTGATGCGCAGAATTATACTGTAGTTAAACCAACTATTAAGGATATCGCAGAGGCACAAAAAATTTATGATGTCAATGATGTTTATAATACTTCCTTATCCTTTTTCCCGGATATCAAACTGGCAGAATTAAACAGAAAAGCTGCTGAAAAAGCAGTAGATGTAGCTAAAGGATCTTATTATCCGAAACTTGCAGTAGGCGCAGGGCTTGGATCCAGATATTCTTATACCCTGGGTACAAGAACAGTTGGGTTTCCTGCCGATCCGCATTTAAACGATCAGATCAGCAATAACTTTTATCAGAATGTTGGTTTTTCGCTATCCATTCCTATCTTCAATGGTTACACAGTGAGATCAAATGTGAAAAGAGCAAAGATCTCTTACGAAACGAGTAAAATCAGTGAGCAGCTCGCCAAGAACAATTTAAATAAAGTAATTGCTCAGGCAGTGGCCGATTTAAGAGCTGCTGACAGCAGATATAAATCGAACGAAAATACTTTTAATGCTCAAAAGGATGCTTTTAACGTAATTGAACAACGTTATGCAGTAGGTTTGGTGAATTCATTAGATTACAACACTTCAAGGACAAACAGAAATAAAGCAGAAGTTGATTTTATTCAGTCGAAATATGACTTGCTGTTCAAATCAAAAGTTATAGATTATTACTTAGGCAAACAGATAACCTTTTAA
- a CDS encoding efflux RND transporter periplasmic adaptor subunit has protein sequence MKLKYILIAVGALIVLLIAGKVTGVIGGDKAEKVTIEKTKTRNIIETVTASGKIKPETEVKVSSEVSGEVVELRVKEGDIVKKGQLLFRIRPDVLKSGLDRASATYSAQKASVGSAAQQLKQSEANFVNQEAIYKRNVELFKKKVISVSEYDAAKAAYVTGKTNLDGAKQSLIAAKYNLAQTGAGVQEASANLAKATVFSPVDGVISKLSVELGDRVLGTAQFAGTELMRISNLNTMEVNVDVNENDINRVNVGDNAAIQVDAFDDKKFKGVVTEIASSSKDIAVAATTVDQVTNFVVKVRISADSYTGIKGGAKDLPSPFRPGLSATVDIESSSVKSLSVPIMAVFVEGLKKDAGKEGSGDKAEDPDADKQKSKLNDKAIKQYVYTYADGKVKKVEVTTGIQDDKYIQIKSGLKEGTEIVSGPYSTVQNKLKDGMKVEKDIKDQSVSKSEKK, from the coding sequence ATGAAACTAAAATACATACTCATCGCTGTAGGAGCGCTTATTGTCTTATTGATCGCCGGTAAAGTAACCGGAGTAATAGGCGGTGATAAAGCTGAAAAAGTTACGATAGAAAAAACAAAAACCAGGAACATTATTGAAACTGTTACTGCAAGTGGTAAAATTAAACCGGAAACAGAAGTTAAGGTGAGTTCTGAGGTATCTGGTGAGGTTGTCGAATTACGCGTTAAAGAAGGTGATATTGTTAAAAAAGGTCAGCTTTTGTTTAGAATCAGACCAGACGTATTGAAATCTGGTTTGGACAGGGCCAGTGCAACTTATAGCGCACAGAAAGCTTCTGTTGGATCAGCAGCACAGCAACTGAAACAATCAGAGGCTAACTTTGTCAATCAGGAAGCGATCTACAAACGTAACGTAGAACTGTTTAAAAAGAAAGTGATCTCAGTTTCAGAATATGATGCAGCTAAAGCTGCTTATGTGACAGGCAAAACGAATTTGGACGGTGCAAAACAATCTCTGATTGCCGCTAAGTATAATCTTGCACAGACGGGTGCGGGTGTTCAGGAAGCGAGTGCAAACCTGGCAAAAGCCACAGTTTTTTCACCAGTTGATGGGGTAATCTCTAAATTGTCTGTGGAACTTGGAGACAGGGTTTTAGGAACGGCTCAGTTTGCAGGTACAGAATTAATGCGTATTTCTAACCTGAACACGATGGAAGTAAACGTTGATGTCAATGAAAATGATATTAACCGTGTCAATGTAGGTGACAATGCCGCCATTCAGGTAGATGCTTTCGATGACAAGAAGTTTAAAGGCGTGGTTACTGAAATAGCCAGTTCTTCTAAAGATATTGCAGTAGCAGCAACAACAGTTGATCAGGTGACTAACTTTGTGGTAAAGGTTCGGATCTCGGCAGATTCTTATACTGGAATTAAAGGCGGAGCAAAAGATTTGCCTTCTCCATTCAGACCAGGTTTATCAGCCACAGTTGATATTGAAAGTTCTTCTGTAAAAAGCTTGTCGGTTCCGATTATGGCCGTATTTGTGGAAGGCCTTAAAAAGGATGCTGGTAAAGAAGGTAGTGGAGATAAAGCAGAAGACCCTGATGCTGACAAACAGAAAAGCAAACTGAACGATAAAGCAATTAAACAGTATGTATATACGTATGCTGATGGTAAAGTGAAAAAAGTTGAAGTAACAACCGGTATTCAGGACGATAAGTATATCCAGATTAAAAGTGGATTGAAAGAAGGAACAGAAATTGTAAGTGGCCCGTACTCAACCGTTCAGAATAAGCTGAAAGACGGAATGAAAGTAGAAAAAGACATTAAAGATCAGTCAGTTTCTAAATCTGAGAAAAAGTAA
- a CDS encoding NAD(P)H-dependent glycerol-3-phosphate dehydrogenase, translated as MMIPRVAMIGGGSWATAVIKMLSDNLTEKEIYWWLRDTASIAHLKQYKHNPKYLSSVELRIPENNISNDICEIIKQADYIILNVPAAFLKESLSGVTPEMLAGKKIVSAIKGIVPDENQIIGEFMNEKFHVPLDHILVISGPCHAEEVALEKLSYLTIASINLETAGKFSRLLNTRYIKTNISDDIFGTEYAAVLKNIYAVASGICHGIGYGDNFQAVLISNAIREINRFVEAVHPISRDIKESAYLGDLLVTAYSQFSRNRTFGNMIGKGYTVKSAQLEMNMIAEGYYAASCMHVINKKYKVEMPICRAVYAILYERHSPQIEMALLTEQLN; from the coding sequence ATGATGATACCAAGAGTCGCAATGATTGGTGGCGGTAGTTGGGCAACTGCGGTCATAAAGATGCTTTCAGATAATCTTACCGAAAAAGAGATCTATTGGTGGCTGCGTGATACCGCATCAATTGCACACCTGAAGCAATACAAACACAATCCAAAATACCTGAGCTCTGTCGAGCTGAGAATACCAGAAAATAATATATCTAATGATATTTGTGAAATTATTAAACAAGCAGATTATATTATTCTGAATGTCCCGGCTGCCTTTCTTAAAGAATCCCTGAGTGGGGTTACACCGGAAATGTTAGCGGGTAAAAAAATAGTTTCAGCCATTAAAGGAATCGTCCCTGATGAAAATCAGATTATCGGTGAATTTATGAATGAAAAATTCCATGTTCCTTTAGATCATATCCTGGTGATCAGCGGACCCTGTCATGCAGAAGAAGTTGCGCTGGAAAAATTATCTTACCTGACCATAGCGTCCATTAACCTGGAAACTGCAGGTAAATTCTCCAGATTATTAAATACAAGATATATCAAAACCAACATATCAGATGATATTTTCGGTACTGAATATGCTGCGGTACTAAAGAATATTTATGCAGTAGCCAGCGGAATTTGTCATGGAATAGGTTATGGCGATAACTTTCAGGCCGTTTTAATTTCTAATGCGATCCGGGAAATCAACCGGTTTGTTGAAGCCGTACACCCAATTAGCCGTGATATCAAAGAATCAGCTTACCTGGGAGATCTGTTGGTTACCGCCTATTCCCAATTTAGCCGTAACCGGACATTCGGTAATATGATAGGAAAAGGGTATACTGTTAAATCTGCACAATTAGAGATGAACATGATTGCTGAAGGCTATTATGCGGCAAGCTGTATGCACGTGATCAACAAAAAATACAAGGTAGAGATGCCTATCTGCCGGGCAGTTTATGCTATCCTTTATGAGCGTCATTCTCCGCAAATTGAAATGGCTTTATTGACTGAACAATTAAATTAA
- the ggt gene encoding gamma-glutamyltransferase translates to MKPKTSLSNLLLIPLCLGLLVYFTTNASGQELNQFKHAAVVTAHPEASKVGVAIIKRGGNAIDAAIAVQFALAVVYPNAGNIGGGGFLVYRGKGGDSDALDYREKAPEKASRDMYLDAQGNAITDKSLYGALASGIPGTVDGMVKAYNKYGKLSWKKDIQPAIDLAQNGFQITAQQASELNSHKERFLKYNNKPIAFVKNDLWKTGDLLRQPQLAKTLKLIRDNGRKGFYEGPVAAAIVASMQNTSGVISTKDLKEYQSVWRKTVSGKYKNYTVISMPPPSSGGIALITMLKQVSNYPLKKWGFQRDSTVQLMVEVERRAYADRASYLGDPDFFKVPQTALLNPEYINSRTKGISFNKATPSSEVKPGTFPLKESEQTTHYSIVDNAGNAVSATTTLNGSYGSLVVVDGGGFIMNNEMDDFSVKPGTPNMYGLVGGEANSIVPGKRMLSSMTPTIIEEDGKLRMVVGTPGGSTIITSVFQTILNVLEFGKTMQQAVAAPRFHHQWLPDEVFAEKGAIDDATRIKLEYKGYKITERSPMGRVDAILIKSDGTLETGADPRGNDKGLGY, encoded by the coding sequence ATGAAACCAAAAACATCATTATCAAACCTGTTGCTGATCCCTCTTTGTCTGGGGCTCCTGGTTTACTTTACAACAAACGCAAGCGGGCAGGAATTAAACCAGTTCAAGCACGCTGCGGTCGTTACTGCGCATCCCGAAGCCTCCAAGGTTGGCGTTGCGATCATTAAACGCGGTGGAAATGCAATTGACGCGGCAATAGCCGTACAATTCGCTTTGGCAGTAGTTTATCCGAATGCTGGAAATATCGGTGGCGGTGGTTTCCTGGTTTACAGAGGTAAAGGTGGAGATTCAGACGCCCTTGATTATAGAGAAAAAGCTCCTGAAAAAGCTTCCAGAGATATGTATCTGGATGCTCAGGGTAATGCAATTACAGATAAAAGCTTATATGGTGCATTAGCATCAGGAATTCCCGGAACAGTTGACGGGATGGTTAAAGCCTATAATAAATATGGTAAATTAAGCTGGAAAAAAGATATTCAGCCTGCCATAGATCTGGCACAGAATGGATTCCAGATTACTGCGCAGCAAGCCTCAGAATTAAACAGTCATAAAGAAAGGTTTTTAAAATATAACAATAAGCCAATAGCCTTTGTTAAAAATGATTTATGGAAAACCGGTGACTTATTGAGGCAACCACAACTTGCAAAAACGTTGAAACTCATCAGAGATAATGGTAGAAAAGGCTTTTACGAGGGGCCGGTTGCAGCTGCAATTGTAGCCTCTATGCAAAATACCAGCGGTGTAATCAGTACAAAAGACTTAAAAGAGTACCAGTCCGTATGGAGAAAAACCGTATCCGGTAAATATAAAAACTATACAGTAATCTCTATGCCTCCACCATCCAGTGGTGGTATTGCATTAATTACGATGCTCAAACAAGTAAGTAATTACCCCTTAAAAAAGTGGGGCTTTCAAAGAGATTCTACCGTTCAGTTAATGGTTGAAGTAGAACGCAGGGCCTATGCAGACCGTGCCAGCTATCTGGGTGATCCGGATTTCTTTAAAGTGCCTCAAACAGCGCTGTTAAATCCTGAATATATCAATTCAAGAACTAAAGGGATCAGCTTTAACAAAGCTACCCCAAGCTCCGAGGTCAAACCCGGTACCTTTCCTTTAAAAGAAAGCGAGCAAACTACCCATTATTCCATCGTAGACAATGCGGGTAATGCAGTATCAGCGACAACGACTTTAAATGGCTCTTACGGCTCGCTTGTTGTTGTTGATGGTGGAGGCTTCATCATGAACAATGAAATGGATGATTTCTCCGTTAAACCAGGTACCCCAAACATGTACGGTTTAGTTGGTGGAGAAGCAAATTCTATTGTTCCCGGCAAAAGGATGCTGAGCTCAATGACCCCTACCATCATTGAAGAAGATGGAAAACTAAGAATGGTAGTCGGTACACCCGGCGGATCAACCATTATCACTTCAGTTTTCCAGACGATTCTTAACGTATTGGAATTCGGAAAAACCATGCAGCAGGCAGTTGCAGCCCCAAGATTCCACCATCAGTGGCTACCTGATGAAGTTTTTGCAGAGAAAGGCGCCATCGATGACGCTACAAGAATTAAATTAGAGTATAAAGGTTATAAAATAACAGAACGCAGCCCTATGGGACGCGTTGATGCCATCCTGATCAAATCTGACGGAACCCTGGAAACAGGAGCAGACCCAAGAGGTAACGATAAAGGCCTCGGCTACTAG
- a CDS encoding transposase, producing MNRKTKFSLSFKEALVKEVVSGSIGSRELSRKHGINDRYLRRLVKNYEDRGSLSHQQGNNIYDKALKVACVLSVIKKRLSLSEAATCFGIPSDSTIVHWMKLYGEFGEEGLETTKVGRSKNMSAPDNNRIKKKKDPLDPQAALQEELEFLRAENAYLKKLSALIQQEKSKAREPKPKRSKN from the coding sequence ATGAATAGAAAAACAAAGTTTAGTTTAAGCTTCAAGGAAGCTTTGGTGAAGGAGGTTGTTTCCGGGTCAATCGGATCAAGGGAACTTTCCAGAAAGCATGGCATCAACGACCGATACCTACGCCGTCTGGTCAAGAATTACGAGGACCGTGGTAGCTTGAGCCATCAGCAGGGCAATAATATATACGACAAGGCACTCAAGGTTGCATGCGTTCTTTCGGTGATAAAAAAGCGTTTATCTTTGAGCGAGGCGGCCACATGTTTCGGGATCCCCAGCGACAGCACCATCGTCCACTGGATGAAGCTCTATGGTGAATTTGGCGAGGAAGGTCTTGAAACTACCAAAGTTGGCCGTTCAAAGAATATGTCGGCACCAGATAACAACAGGATAAAAAAGAAGAAGGATCCATTAGATCCACAGGCAGCTTTGCAGGAGGAGCTGGAGTTCCTACGTGCAGAAAATGCATATCTAAAAAAGCTAAGTGCCTTAATTCAACAGGAAAAGTCCAAAGCGCGCGAACCAAAGCCAAAGCGGTCGAAGAATTAA
- a CDS encoding IS3 family transposase translates to MSKKAKCLNSTGKVQSARTKAKAVEELRHTYDLHLLLSASELARSTFYYHLKHAKEDRYAPARKLISDIFHRHRGRYGYRRITAALKQQGCTINHKTVSRIMGELGLKCTLRPKRYRSYKGDHGRIAPDLVRRGFKTELPNQKWVTDVTEFAVAGQKLYLSPILDLYNSEIISYHLDVRPNYGLVGRMVEMAFEKHADLNGLILHSDQGWHYQMKSYQRALEKKGVLQSMSRKGNCLDNAVMENFFGILKSELFYVKKYTSVEELKTDIKSYIEYYNNDRIKMKLNAKSPVQYRTLAA, encoded by the coding sequence ATATCTAAAAAAGCTAAGTGCCTTAATTCAACAGGAAAAGTCCAAAGCGCGCGAACCAAAGCCAAAGCGGTCGAAGAATTAAGGCATACCTATGACCTGCATCTATTATTGTCTGCTTCTGAACTGGCGCGGAGCACGTTCTACTATCACCTTAAACATGCTAAAGAAGATAGGTATGCACCTGCCAGGAAGCTGATCTCCGATATCTTTCACAGACACAGGGGGCGTTATGGATATCGGCGGATAACGGCAGCGCTCAAGCAACAGGGCTGTACGATCAACCACAAAACGGTGTCAAGGATTATGGGCGAACTTGGGCTAAAATGTACACTGAGGCCTAAAAGATACCGATCCTATAAGGGAGACCATGGAAGGATTGCGCCCGATCTGGTGAGGCGAGGTTTCAAAACCGAGCTGCCGAACCAAAAGTGGGTCACTGATGTTACGGAATTTGCAGTGGCAGGCCAGAAACTCTATCTCTCCCCGATACTCGATCTCTACAATTCAGAGATCATTTCTTATCATCTAGACGTCCGGCCCAATTACGGGCTGGTCGGCAGAATGGTAGAAATGGCATTTGAAAAACATGCCGACCTCAACGGCCTAATACTGCATTCCGACCAGGGATGGCACTATCAGATGAAATCCTATCAGCGTGCGCTAGAAAAGAAGGGGGTGCTACAGAGCATGTCCAGAAAAGGCAACTGCCTGGACAATGCGGTAATGGAGAACTTCTTCGGAATACTAAAATCAGAACTATTCTACGTGAAAAAATATACATCAGTCGAAGAACTCAAAACAGATATCAAAAGTTATATTGAATACTACAACAATGACAGGATCAAAATGAAACTAAATGCAAAAAGTCCGGTACAATACCGGACTCTTGCAGCCTAA